The proteins below are encoded in one region of Helianthus annuus cultivar XRQ/B chromosome 2, HanXRQr2.0-SUNRISE, whole genome shotgun sequence:
- the LOC110889218 gene encoding nucleolin-like — MVEAEAEEPNEPEYLIVGEPIEPIIVENVLRKVEIIQRRRRAREVLLLEYTTDKFVLVGDAYPVPYNSKEVAKLLKFLDRKRKGRIARGEIVDEEFDIEMFGDEEEEDEDKEDKENEDKSDDKDDDKSDKDDKDDDDNDEGASELLIRERNVQERVDELMNNELNEQEDEVEYEASSSRKQPVDQVLLSNPIVIYLSGKQQGEVEVRRTRAEMLEELGLEDGKFKFDIEDEIPHSPAKDFEPRYTHEVGHYDEVIVESASDSEEDRVDFHYEGEDVAFPTFTEMFQDKNEDELRRKIEERISTADIPEPVPREITAEERKRLFKNMPKERKNLRALQYFTHSKDLSWGDILSWGYLEDLKVYAIRREQEVRERDQDLWDYIKLQAKNNYPDWKPQFLKQIVTYLESGEKDITLDVKPPRCLKNMPLRAIEQDFYDLFQAWLYNPSTAEAVISLYDKTTGEGRRISILDPMWLVNYSKKDIDCLFVNKIIYDKKDKEIAMQYQGVIDVCFAKEINSGRNWKTKWRDLEVDEFLKAYKRSQRSKEIARKVTERGKKNLGYVPPTDQTPIESEENKIPKWDRKRDGDPEYRKWWINEGRHKRRRMLEERAEQRRQKAKERRRNRRK, encoded by the exons atggttgaagctgaagctgaagaacCTAATGAACCAGAATATTTGATTGTTGGTGAGCCCATTGAGCCTATTATTGTTGAAAATGTTCTTCGAAAAGTTGAAAttattcaaagaagaagaagagcaAGGGAAGTACTATTGCTGGAGTATACAACTGACAAATTTGTGTTAGTTGGTGATGCTTACCCTGTGCCATACAATTCAAAAGAAGTGGCAAAGTTGTTAAAGTTCCTTGATCGAAAAAGGAAGGGAAGGATAGCTCGTGGTGAGATTGTGGATGAAGAATTTGATATAGAAATGTTTGGAGATGAAGAAGAGGAGGATGAAGATAAGGAAGATAAAGAAAATGAAGATAAATCAGATGATAAAGATGATGACAAATCTGATAAAGATGACAAAGACGATGACGACAATGATGAAGGTGCTTCGGAATTATTAATCAGAGAACGAAATGTTCAAGAAAGAGTGGATGAGTTGATGAATAATGAATTAAATGAGCAGGAGGATGAAGTTGAATATGAAGCATCATCGTCTAGAAAACAACCTGTTGATCAGGTACTTCTTTCTAACCCTATTGTCATTTATTTATCTGGTAAACAACAAGGAGAGGTAGAGGTCAGAAGAACACGGGCTGAAATGCTAGAGGAATTGGGTTTGGAAGATGGAAAATTTAAATTCGACATTGAAGATGAAATTCCTCATTCACCTGCAAAAGATTTTGAGCCTAGATACACTCATGAAGTTGGTCATTATGATGAAGTGATTGTTGAAAGCGCGTCTGATTCAGAGGAAGATAGGGTAGATTTTCATTATGAAGGGGAAGATGTTGCATTCCCTACGTTTACTGAAATGTTTCAAGATAAGAATGAAGATGAGCtaagaagaaagattgaagaaagaATTTCTACAGCAGATATTCCTGAACCAGTTCCTAGAGAGATTACAgcagaagaaagaaaaagattgTTCAAGAATATgccaaaagaaagaaagaatcTCAGGGCTCTTCAATACTTCACACATAGCAAAGATCTTTCTTGGGGAGATATTCTATCTTGGGGTTATTTGGAAGATTTGAAAGTTTATGCAATCAGAAGGGAGCAGG AAGTTCGAGAGCGTGATCAGGATTTGTGGGATTACATCAAATTGCAAGCAAAGAACAATTATCCAGATTGGAAACCACAATTTCTGAAGCAGATTGTTACTTACTTGGAGAGCGGAGAGAAAGACATTACGTTGGATGTAAAGCCTCCAAGGTGTTTGAAAAATATGCCTCTCAGAGCCATTGAACAAGATTTCTACGATCTATTTCAAGCATGGCTATACAATCCCTCTACAGCTGAAGCAGTTATTTCTTTGTATGACAAGACCACTGGAGAAGGTCGAAGAATAAGTATCTTGGATCCTATGTGGCTGGTAAATTATTCGAAGAAAGATATAGATTGTCTGTTTGTCAACAAGATAATCTATGATAAGAAAGACAAAGAGATAGCTATGCAGTATCAAGGAGTGATAGATGTTTGCTTCGCAAAAGAAATCAATTCAGGAAGAAATTGGAAGACGAAATGGAGAGATCTTGAAGTTGATGAGTTCCTAAAGGCTTACAAGCGTAGTCAAAGATCGAAAGAGATAGCTAGAAAAGTTACAGAGAGGGGAAAGAAGAATCTTGGTTATGTGCCGCCTACTGATCAAACGCCTATCGAATCTGAAGAAAATAAAATTCCAAAGTGGGATCGAAAGCGTGATGGCGACCCAGAATACCGAAAATGGTGGATAAATGAGGGCAGGCAtaaaagaagaagaatgttagAAGAACGAGCAGAACAGAGAAGACAAAAGGCTAAAGAGAGAAGACGCAACAGGAGGAAATAA